The genomic window GCCTCGCTGTTCGCGATCAGCCGCATCGTCGAGCAGAACCTGCTCACGGTGCGTCCCGGTGTCATCGAGGCGGCCCGCGCCACGGGGGCGAGCCGCTCACGGATTCTCCTGCGCCTGCTCCCCCGCGAGGCACTCGGCCCCCTGATCCTCGGCTACACGTTCATCGTGGTGGCGCTCGTCGACATGACCGCGATCGCCGGTGCGGTGGCGGCCGGCGGCCTCGGCGAGTTCGCGATCGTCTACGGCTTCAAGCAGTTCAACCCGTGGGTCACGTGGGCGGCGGTGCTGGTCATCATCGTGATCGTGCAGGCCGTGCAGTTCATCGGCAATGCGCTGGCGCGTCGCGTGCTGCGCCGCTGACGGCTGAGG from Microbacterium sp. ProA8 includes these protein-coding regions:
- a CDS encoding methionine ABC transporter permease; amino-acid sequence: MDRLVDLLPELWAATAETLYVVSLSLVFGGVAGLFVGLALYATRPGSLFPNRFLFGTINVIVNFFRPIPFVILLAAVQPIARSLGIPGIGPEFGIFAITIASLFAISRIVEQNLLTVRPGVIEAARATGASRSRILLRLLPREALGPLILGYTFIVVALVDMTAIAGAVAAGGLGEFAIVYGFKQFNPWVTWAAVLVIIVIVQAVQFIGNALARRVLRR